From Fulvivirga lutea:
AAAGCAGAGGTAGAAGAATATGTATCAGTGGCTAAAAACAGATCGGAAAGAGACCGTATGATGGATGTAAAGCACATTACAGGTGCATTTACCGGAACCTTTGCGATTCATCCTTTCAGCGGAGAGAAAGTGCCAGTTTGGGTAGCAGATTATGTATTAGCAGGTTACGGGACGGGTGCAGTAATGGCAGTACCTTCTGGTGATCAGCGAGATTATGATTTCGCCAAGCATTTTGATTTGCCCATCCCTGCCATTAATGATGCAATGAACATTGAGGAGAAAGCTGATCCTACATGGGAAGGGAAAATCATTAATTCTGATTTTTTAAATGGCCTATCTCCAAAAGAAGCAATAAAAAGAGGTATAGAAGAATTAGAAAAGAAAGGCATTGGTAGCGGTAAGGTAAACTACAGAATGCGAGATGCCATCTTCACGCGCCAGCGATATTGGGGCGAACCATTGCCTGTTTATTTTAAGAATGATATCCCTTACCTCATGGATGAATCTAAGCTGCCTTTGGTTTTACCTGAGGTGGATAAATATTTACCAACAGAAGATGGTGAACCACCATTAGGAAGAGCAACTAACTGGGAAACAGAACAAGGTGATGCTATTGAAAAAAGCACAATGCCGGGTTGGGCTGGCAGTAGCTGGTACTTCTTCCGTTATATGGATGCTCACAACGAAAAGGAATTCGTAAGCAAAGATGCACAAGCCTATTGGGAAAATGTTGATTTGTACATTGGCGGTTCTGAACATGCTACCGGTCACTTATTGTACGCACGGTTCTGGACTAAATTTTTATATGACTTAGGACTAGTTACCGTTGATGAACCATTCAAGAAATTAATCAACCAGGGAATGATTCAGGGTGTTTCGAGCTTTGTCTATCGCTTGAATATCAAAACCGATGATTCTGCCGATGCAAGCCCTGAGATTTATCTCTCGAAAGGTGTTGTTGACAAAATAAAGAAATCAAACATCACCAAGGCTGAAAGTGATATCATTGAGCGACTAATTAATGAAGGTATCGAGTCATTTAACAAAAAGAACAATACTTCATGGTCGTTCACCAAATTAACCGACTATAAAATCACGCCAAGGCATGTAGATATTAGCTTAGTTAATAATGATGTACTTGAAATAGCTGAGTTTAGAGCTTGGAGACCAGAACTGGCTGATGCTATTATCATACCTGAAGCAAACAAATCGTACTTGTGTGGCTCAGAAGTAGAGAAAATGTCAAAATCCAAATACAACGTGGTAAATCCTGATGATATCATTGAACGTTATGGAGCAGACACATTAAGACTCTATGAAATGTTTCTTGGGCCGTTAGAGCAGTTTAAGCCATGGAATACAAATGGAATTGATGGTGTATTCAAATTTTTGAGAAGGTTCTGGAACCTCTTCCATAATGATCAGGATCAGTTTGAAGTAAGTGATGCAGAGCCTACCAAAGAAGAGTTAAAAGTACTTCATAAAACTCTTAAGAAAACGAAGGAGGATATCGAGAACTATTCATTCAATACCACGGTAAGTGAATTTATGATTTGCACCAATGAACTTACTTCATTGAAGTGCAACAAGTTTAAGGTTCTTGAACCATTAGTAATTGCCCTTTCACCTTATGCACCGCATATAGCTGAAGAATTATGGAGCAAATTAGGCCATGTAGAAAGTGTAACAAAAGCTACTTTCCCAGAGTATGATGAAAAATACCTGGTAGAAAGTGAACACGAGTATCCTGTATCTGTAAACGGAAAAATGCGAGCCAAAATGAGCTTTCCTTTGGATATGCCAAAACAAGATATTGAGAAGCAGGTATTAGCTTCTGAAATAATCCAAAAATGGTTGGAGGGTAAAGACCCTAAAAAAGTGATCGTGGTTCCGAATAAGATTGTGAATGTAGTAGTATAGGCTTAGAGCAAAGGGCACGGGGCTCAGAGTATTTAATCTATTCTTTGCTCTATGCTCTTTGCTCTTTGCTCTTTGCTCTATGCTCTATGCTCTTTGCTCTATGCCCTTTGCTCTTTGCTCTTTGCTCTTTGCTCTTTGCTCTTTGCTCCATGCAAATTATTCGTATCTCAAAGACTCCACCGGATTTACTTTGGCTGCTTTAAGCGATTGATAGCTTACAGTTAAATAGGCAATACCAATGGCAACAATTCCACTTATTGCAAAAACCCAATAGCTAATGTCAATCCTAAAGGCAAAGTCATTGAGCCATTGATCCATGGCGTAATATGCCGGATAGATTGAAAGAACAAAGGCTATGATTACCAATCTTAAGAAGTCTTTTGACATTAGTCCGGTAACTTTCCATACGCTGGCCCCCATCACTTTTCTAATTCCAATTTCCTTGGTTCGTTGTTCTGCCATAAACGCTGATAAACCAAACAATCCAAGGCAAGCAATGAAAATGGCCACTATGGTGAACACTGTAAATACCTGACCAAGACGCTGCTCTGCTCTGAATGCCTCGTCATACTCCTCGTCTAAGAAAGAATATTGTAAAGGCTCGCCATTGGCATACTTATCCCATGTGCCTTGAAGAGCATTCAACACATTTTCCGGTTTCTCACCTGAATATCTTAAATAAAGTGTATTGGCCTCTTTGGTTAGTAATAGAATCAATGGCCTTACATTAATTTTTAAATTCTCAAAACTAAAATCTTCAGTAACCCCTATCACCTCCATTTCAGTGGGCTCATCGAAATTGAAGTTGATGATTTTTGATTCCAAGGGATTTTCCCAACCAAACATTTTAACGGCTGCTTGATTTACAACCACTACCGCAGTATCAGCCGGAAAGTCTTCTGAGAAATATCTCCCTTCAACCATTTTAAAGCCTAAAGTTTTAGGATGATCATAATCTGAAAAATGAGTTGCCGCCAGATAATCCTGATCAGAGGTTGTTGTCTTAAAAACAGTATTATTAGTTGTACCAGGATAAGTATTATTAGAAAAGCTTGCACCCATTACAAAAGAATTAGTGACCAATTCATTTTTAAACGCCTGAACATCATTCTCTAAACGACTTACATCTTCGATAATTAAAATGTGCTCTTTATCGATACCTAAGTTTTTGTTTTGAATAAATGCAAGCTGTTGAAAAACTATGGCTGTACAAATGATCAGCACAATAGATATCCAAAACTGGAATGTTACTAGTACACTTCTCACTGCACCGGATTTCATTCCTGCTCTCAGCTTTCCTTTGAGTACTTCTGTTATTTTAAAACTAGTTAAGTAAAAGGCCGGATAGCTGCCTGCGAGAATACCTACAATAAGAATCAGACCTAAAAAAGTGAACAAAATTGTAGGTTCTAAAATACCTACAAACGTAAGAGACTTACCAGCCAAAGAATTGAAAGAAGGTAGTAACAAGTAAACCACTAATAGAGAAATAAGTCCTGCAAACACAGAATATATCATAGACTCGGCTAAGAATTGAGCAATAAGCGTTTGTCTTAGAGATCCCAATGTTTTTCTCAATCCTACTTCTTTGGCTCGTCCGGCAGATCTGGCCGTTGTAAGGTTCATAAAATTAATACATGCAAGCAGGATTATGAAAAGGCCAATTCCTGTCATGATATAGATATAAGAAATATCTCCAGTTGGTGTTGGTTCATCTTCAAAATCAGAGTACAAATGAATGTCGTTTAAAGGAAAGCTGAAATACTCGTAAATACCACCCTCTTCTCTAAACTCCTCTAAAGATTTACCCACAAATTGCTGCATTATCGGAGTAACATTACGCGCCATAATTGGCTCTAATTTTTCATCAACAGCTTTTGGATCTCCGCCTGGTCTTAGCACATAGTATGTCAATAATGTATTATTCAACCAGTTACTATTGTTCAACCAGGGAATTGACCGCATAGACAGAATCACATCAAAATTGAAATGTGAATCAGGTCTGGAATTCTCCATGATACCAGTCACTTTATATTCACCCTTATTATTACCAATATTCATGATCTGATCCAGAGCCGCTGTTTCGCTACCAAAATATTTAATGGCCAGGTCTGAGGATAGAACCATTGTATTAGGCTCAACTAGAGCAGTCTGCGGGTTACCATGCAGCATCTTAAAACTGAATACACTAAAGAAGTTGGAGTCAGCTGCGTAAACATTTTCTTCATTAAAGGCCAAAGTACCATTTCTAAAGATCCACTCGCCCATGTCGCGTACACGTACTGATTCTTCTACTTCAGGAATCTCATCTATCAACGCCTGAGCTAAAGGAGGACATGAATTAGTAGTATAGATTTCTTGCTCAGATAATTTACCGTGTAAACTAATTCGATAAATACTGTCCACTTTTTCGTTGAATTTTTCAAAATTCAGTTCATCATAAATATATAATGAAATGAACAAGGCACCGGCCATTCCTACAGAAAGACCTAAGATGTTAATAATAGAAAAGAATTTCTGTTTCTGGATGTTGCGCAGGGCAACTTTAAAATAGTTTTTAAGCATGACCTTGAAAGTGTTGTTGTTTGATATTGTATGAGACTGTAATTATGACCAAATGTTACAGTCTCACGTATTTTTTATTCATTCCTTAACGAGTTAACAGGATTAGATGCTGCTGCACTATACACCTTTGTTCCCACGGTTAGGGTAGAAATTAATAAGAATACTAAGCCTGATGTTAAGAATACGAAAGCTCCTAACTCAACATGATACGCCCAGATAGAGCTCATTAATCCACCAATCATGAAGTAACTGATAGTTGAGCTAATCACTATAGCAATTAGCATGATGATGAAAAACTGTTTGTTTAATTTCAGCACCACACTACTAACGGACGCACCCAATACTTTACGTACAGCCACTTCTTTAAGCTTTTTAAGAATATGTAATGAAACAAGTGTAAATAATCCTGATACAGATAGTATCGTGGCAACTAAGCCTAAAAAGGTAAACATTGTTACAATGTTTTTATTCACATTATTGGCACTGGTAACTTCAAGATTAATATACTCGCCAGTATACAACCTATCCGGAAATATTTCTTTCCATTTTGCTTCCAAATATTCATTCACTTCAACCACTTCAGATGGTCTTGTATTTACTGTCAAAAATCTGTAATCCTCTTTTGCAGACATTCTTAAAATCATCGGTTCTAATGGATTCCATAACGATCTTGTATATACATCATCAATCACACCTACTACGAACAATTGAACAGTATCTGCCCAAACTAATCGTTTGCCAATTGGGTTATCCCATTTAAAGCGCTTCACAAGTTCTTTTGTAACCAGAATCGATTCTTTTATGTCCGTTTCACTATCCTTTACAAAATTTCTACCTTCTGCCAGTCTGATATTCATAGTTTCGAGATAGTTCTCATCTACTTTTAAAATATCTACCTCCTCCTGATGATCTTCAAATCTAATTGGATCATTTCTGTAGGCTTCAAATAATTGATCTTGTGATCCTGTCGTGGAAATAATTCTGCCATCATTTACAGCAGCATTTTTATAGACTTCATATTCATCGTAGTTATCAAAGGCAACGTGAATGATACCGTCACCTTTATAGCCCATATCAAACTCTTTCTGATACTTGGCATTTTGTATGAATGATATACTTGCGATAATAGCCAGTAAAGCGATGATCAATTGACCGGTAAGTAACACCTTTGTAAACGGGCTTGTACCACCAAATTTCTGGGTGCCTTTTAGAATTGTAACCGGCTCAAACTTACTAATGTAAAATGCGGGGTAACTACCAGCGAGTAATCCTGTTAAAACAAGCATTCCACCTAAAAATCCAAATAACCCCAGATTTTCAGAATACACTAATTGTAAATCAAACTCCCATAATTGAGCGTAAGCCGGCACTAATAATTCAGCTATAATTACTCCAAGTATTAATGAAATAAAGCATAGCACAAGGCTTTCGAGCATAAATTGCCTTATCAATTGAAGCCTTATACCACCCATCACTTTCCTAAGACCAATCTCTTTTAATCGAGAGCCAGCCATAGCAATACTTGTATTCGTAAAATTAAAGCAAGCCAATAAAAGAAGCAGTCCGGCCATTATAGCTGGTGCAATTACAGCCATAGGATGCATGGCCTGCCAGGTCCAGCCACTCACATCATCAGAGGAAGCTCTGGATGCCATACCCACCAAAGGATCTAAATAAAAATTAGTTATCTGAAAATCTTCTCTTGCCTCATTTTGGAGCGAGATGTATTCATTTAATTGATTTTCAATGGCCGGAATTCTTGAATTATCAGTTAAAAGCGCGAAAGTTGTAGTCCAACGCGTCCAATCATCTTTTTTTCTTTCAGGGTCTGTGAGGTAATAGTTTTCGAAGGAAGCAAAGGCCTCTACTCCACCAAAACTTGAGTTTTGCGGCTTCTTTTTAAAGATACCTGCTACTTTATAGTCACGAACACCACTATCTAAAACTTGCGTAACTACTTTGCCTAGAGGATCTTCATCTCCAAAATACTTTTGAGCTAACTCATCACTGATGACAATATTGGCATTTTCAGTGATATCCAATTGACCCTGAGCTCGCTCAAAAGTAAATATTTCAAAAAATGAAGGTTCAGTAAAAACTATATTGGTGTTAAATAGCTCATCTTCTATTCTAAACTTCTCATTAGGATTGATATAATTGGCTACTTTATCAAAATCAGAAACATTTTCTGCAGCCAAGGCACCGAGGGGTCTAGGAATGATGCCGTGTTTGGTAATTCTACCTTGAAAATTCCTAAGACTATTGAGCCTGTAAATATTCTCTTTGTTAGTGTGCTCTACATCAAAGCTCGCATCATAGTCATAATTGAGATATGCGACAATGCAGCACGCTATTGAGATGGCTAAACCAAGTACATTAATAGTTACGAATGTCTTTTTTTTCCAAAGACTCCGGAAGGTGAGTTTGAGGTAATTCTTAATCATGGGTTGTTGTTTTGAGTTTTTGACCTTTTTCCATTAGATGCACTTTTTAAGAAAAGGTTGCACCTAAAGTTGATTTTTTTTGCAAGTTACCTTGCATTGCATAGTACCTTACGACAAAAAATCCCGATGGGTTGCATCGGGATTCAATTTTATTTACAGTTCACTTAAATATGAAACTGCTCTTTGATGTTCTCAGTTACTACTTTACCATCGAATAAGTTAATCACTCTGTGTGCATAATTTGCATCGTAAGGTGAGTGTGTAACCATGATGATCGTTGTTCCTTCCTCATTTAATTCAGCTAAAAGCTTCATTACCTCTTCACCATTCGCTGAATCTAAGTTACCAGTAGGCTCATCGGCTAATATTACTCTTGGCTTGGCAACAATAGCTCTGGCTATGGCCACTCTTTGCTGCTGACCACCTGAAAGCTGCTGCGGAAAGTGGTTTCTTCTGTGCATGATGTTCATACGCTCTAAAACCTCCTCCACTCTTTGCTTTCTTTCAGCAGAAGGTACTTTCAAGTATAATAATGGTAGCTCTACGTTTTCAAATACAGTTAGTTCATCAATTAAGTTAAAGCTCTGGAAAACGAATCCGATAGATCCTTTTCTTAACTGAGCTCTTTGTCTTTCAGAATAATTAGATACTTCATGCTCACCAAAGTGGTATTCACCGTCTGTTGGGTTATCCAACAAACCAAGAATATTCA
This genomic window contains:
- a CDS encoding leucine--tRNA ligase → MAEYNFREVEKKWQKYWQQNKCYQADNNSDKPKFYSLDMFPYPSGAGLHVGHPLGYIASDIVSRFKKLNGYNVLHPMGFDAFGLPAEQYAIQTGQHPAITTEQNIKRYKEQLENIGFSFDWDREVQTCDPKFYKWTQWIFMQLFDSWYDQKADKAQPIASLISTFEKEGNKNIKAKCDDNTPLFDASTWNGFSEKEQQEILLKYRLAYLANTTVNWCPALGTVLSNDEVKDGFSERGGHPVIRKNMMQWMMRITAYSERLLQGLEKIDWPEPVKEMQRNWIGKSIGAEFEFELDGHEEKIKVFTTRLDTVFGVTYLALAPEHDLVKKITTVDKKAEVEEYVSVAKNRSERDRMMDVKHITGAFTGTFAIHPFSGEKVPVWVADYVLAGYGTGAVMAVPSGDQRDYDFAKHFDLPIPAINDAMNIEEKADPTWEGKIINSDFLNGLSPKEAIKRGIEELEKKGIGSGKVNYRMRDAIFTRQRYWGEPLPVYFKNDIPYLMDESKLPLVLPEVDKYLPTEDGEPPLGRATNWETEQGDAIEKSTMPGWAGSSWYFFRYMDAHNEKEFVSKDAQAYWENVDLYIGGSEHATGHLLYARFWTKFLYDLGLVTVDEPFKKLINQGMIQGVSSFVYRLNIKTDDSADASPEIYLSKGVVDKIKKSNITKAESDIIERLINEGIESFNKKNNTSWSFTKLTDYKITPRHVDISLVNNDVLEIAEFRAWRPELADAIIIPEANKSYLCGSEVEKMSKSKYNVVNPDDIIERYGADTLRLYEMFLGPLEQFKPWNTNGIDGVFKFLRRFWNLFHNDQDQFEVSDAEPTKEELKVLHKTLKKTKEDIENYSFNTTVSEFMICTNELTSLKCNKFKVLEPLVIALSPYAPHIAEELWSKLGHVESVTKATFPEYDEKYLVESEHEYPVSVNGKMRAKMSFPLDMPKQDIEKQVLASEIIQKWLEGKDPKKVIVVPNKIVNVVV
- a CDS encoding ABC transporter permease, producing the protein MLKNYFKVALRNIQKQKFFSIINILGLSVGMAGALFISLYIYDELNFEKFNEKVDSIYRISLHGKLSEQEIYTTNSCPPLAQALIDEIPEVEESVRVRDMGEWIFRNGTLAFNEENVYAADSNFFSVFSFKMLHGNPQTALVEPNTMVLSSDLAIKYFGSETAALDQIMNIGNNKGEYKVTGIMENSRPDSHFNFDVILSMRSIPWLNNSNWLNNTLLTYYVLRPGGDPKAVDEKLEPIMARNVTPIMQQFVGKSLEEFREEGGIYEYFSFPLNDIHLYSDFEDEPTPTGDISYIYIMTGIGLFIILLACINFMNLTTARSAGRAKEVGLRKTLGSLRQTLIAQFLAESMIYSVFAGLISLLVVYLLLPSFNSLAGKSLTFVGILEPTILFTFLGLILIVGILAGSYPAFYLTSFKITEVLKGKLRAGMKSGAVRSVLVTFQFWISIVLIICTAIVFQQLAFIQNKNLGIDKEHILIIEDVSRLENDVQAFKNELVTNSFVMGASFSNNTYPGTTNNTVFKTTTSDQDYLAATHFSDYDHPKTLGFKMVEGRYFSEDFPADTAVVVVNQAAVKMFGWENPLESKIINFNFDEPTEMEVIGVTEDFSFENLKINVRPLILLLTKEANTLYLRYSGEKPENVLNALQGTWDKYANGEPLQYSFLDEEYDEAFRAEQRLGQVFTVFTIVAIFIACLGLFGLSAFMAEQRTKEIGIRKVMGASVWKVTGLMSKDFLRLVIIAFVLSIYPAYYAMDQWLNDFAFRIDISYWVFAISGIVAIGIAYLTVSYQSLKAAKVNPVESLRYE
- a CDS encoding ABC transporter permease; this encodes MIKNYLKLTFRSLWKKKTFVTINVLGLAISIACCIVAYLNYDYDASFDVEHTNKENIYRLNSLRNFQGRITKHGIIPRPLGALAAENVSDFDKVANYINPNEKFRIEDELFNTNIVFTEPSFFEIFTFERAQGQLDITENANIVISDELAQKYFGDEDPLGKVVTQVLDSGVRDYKVAGIFKKKPQNSSFGGVEAFASFENYYLTDPERKKDDWTRWTTTFALLTDNSRIPAIENQLNEYISLQNEAREDFQITNFYLDPLVGMASRASSDDVSGWTWQAMHPMAVIAPAIMAGLLLLLACFNFTNTSIAMAGSRLKEIGLRKVMGGIRLQLIRQFMLESLVLCFISLILGVIIAELLVPAYAQLWEFDLQLVYSENLGLFGFLGGMLVLTGLLAGSYPAFYISKFEPVTILKGTQKFGGTSPFTKVLLTGQLIIALLAIIASISFIQNAKYQKEFDMGYKGDGIIHVAFDNYDEYEVYKNAAVNDGRIISTTGSQDQLFEAYRNDPIRFEDHQEEVDILKVDENYLETMNIRLAEGRNFVKDSETDIKESILVTKELVKRFKWDNPIGKRLVWADTVQLFVVGVIDDVYTRSLWNPLEPMILRMSAKEDYRFLTVNTRPSEVVEVNEYLEAKWKEIFPDRLYTGEYINLEVTSANNVNKNIVTMFTFLGLVATILSVSGLFTLVSLHILKKLKEVAVRKVLGASVSSVVLKLNKQFFIIMLIAIVISSTISYFMIGGLMSSIWAYHVELGAFVFLTSGLVFLLISTLTVGTKVYSAAASNPVNSLRNE
- a CDS encoding ABC transporter ATP-binding protein translates to MIKIKNLQKVYTTDEVETTALNSINIEIKEGEFVAIMGPSGCGKSTLLNILGLLDNPTDGEYHFGEHEVSNYSERQRAQLRKGSIGFVFQSFNLIDELTVFENVELPLLYLKVPSAERKQRVEEVLERMNIMHRRNHFPQQLSGGQQQRVAIARAIVAKPRVILADEPTGNLDSANGEEVMKLLAELNEEGTTIIMVTHSPYDANYAHRVINLFDGKVVTENIKEQFHI